Proteins from a genomic interval of Paenibacillus lentus:
- a CDS encoding IS256 family transposase, which yields MGLWTKQQLRDFIKENNLVTAQDAQNALKNLFAETIQEMLEAEMETHLGYAKHDITAKATSNSRNGKSKKTVVSEYGEQEIIVPRDRLGEFEPLVVKKHQSNVTGIEEQIIALYAKGVSTREIQDHLQQLYGIEVSPTLISNVTNKVIPMVKEWQNRPLQSVYAVVFLDAIHFKVKQDGAIVNKAAYMVIGIDLDGNKDVLGMWIGENESAKFWLNVLNELKNRGVQDILITCVDNLTGFSQAISACYPATEIQKCIIHQIRNSTRYVSYKDLKKVTADLKPIYKAATEEAALVELDRFEEEWGKKYPLIVRSWRNNWSELATFFKYPPEIRKLIYTTNMIESYHRQLRKVTKGKSIFPSDEALLKMLYLSTMDVVRKWTGRVQNWGQMLLQFSVFFPDRVGQHLR from the coding sequence ATGGGACTTTGGACGAAACAACAGTTGCGCGACTTCATTAAAGAGAATAATCTGGTAACGGCACAGGATGCTCAAAACGCATTAAAGAACCTGTTTGCAGAAACAATCCAGGAGATGCTCGAAGCGGAGATGGAAACACATCTGGGCTATGCCAAGCACGACATCACGGCGAAAGCGACGTCAAACAGCCGTAATGGCAAAAGCAAGAAAACTGTCGTCAGTGAGTATGGTGAGCAAGAAATAATCGTACCCCGTGATCGCTTGGGCGAGTTTGAACCGCTTGTGGTGAAGAAGCATCAGTCCAATGTCACAGGCATTGAGGAACAGATCATTGCGCTTTACGCGAAGGGCGTCAGCACGCGTGAAATTCAAGATCATCTACAGCAGTTGTATGGCATCGAAGTCTCCCCGACACTGATCTCGAACGTGACGAACAAGGTTATCCCTATGGTTAAGGAATGGCAAAATCGGCCGCTACAGAGCGTATATGCCGTTGTCTTTCTCGACGCCATTCATTTCAAAGTGAAGCAAGACGGAGCTATTGTCAACAAGGCGGCTTACATGGTCATCGGCATCGATCTGGACGGGAATAAAGACGTCCTAGGCATGTGGATTGGCGAAAACGAGTCGGCCAAGTTCTGGCTCAATGTCTTGAACGAGTTAAAAAACCGCGGCGTACAAGACATTCTCATTACGTGTGTCGATAATCTAACCGGTTTCTCGCAAGCGATAAGCGCTTGTTATCCCGCTACAGAGATTCAGAAGTGCATCATCCATCAAATCCGTAATTCAACGCGCTACGTGTCCTACAAGGACTTGAAGAAGGTGACTGCCGATCTGAAGCCGATCTACAAAGCAGCAACCGAAGAAGCGGCGCTTGTGGAGCTAGATCGCTTTGAGGAGGAGTGGGGCAAAAAGTATCCTCTGATCGTCCGTTCTTGGCGCAACAACTGGAGCGAGCTCGCTACATTCTTCAAGTACCCGCCGGAAATTCGCAAGTTGATCTACACCACGAACATGATCGAGAGTTATCACCGTCAACTGCGCAAAGTGACGAAAGGCAAAAGCATCTTTCCGAGCGACGAGGCTCTCCTTAAAATGCTGTATTTATCCACAATGGACGTTGTACGGAAATGGACGGGCCGTGTTCAGAACTGGGGACAAATGCTGCTACAGTTTTCGGTTTTCTTCCCTGATCGCGTGGGTCAGCACTTGAGGTAG